In Clupea harengus chromosome 23, Ch_v2.0.2, whole genome shotgun sequence, the sequence CGCTTTCGGAAAACACATCCCATGTTCATAACCTCATATTTTGTCTTTGAGTGATATATTTGACCTAGTAATGTTAAAGACACTGTGGTGCGCTTAAGCATATCTATCCTGTTCTACTCTATTCCATATGTTTCATAATAATTCCGTATTGTAGGCTTATAATTGTAGCGTTCATTTGAAATCAAGTCTTAAATGAGCGAATTTCTAGATGTTGGCTTAACTACgtgcttgctctctccctctctcctatcaTTGACTTTATTTACCCAACAAACAGTTATTTCGATATTCAAGGACCGCTATTTTGCCGTTTATCCTTTAAACTTAAAGTAATAGTAATTTCACGAGAACCATGTTGTGTATCCTGACAACATCTGCATAGAGCTCAGTCAGTGAACAAGCAATCGCGCATATTTAACTATGCAACGCGACACTCCTCCTCGAGTAATGCAAACCATATGGAGCTGAGGGCGACACGACCCCTTCTCGCTGGCCCGAGTTAAGATTTGTAAACACACTTGCCACGCCCTTGCTGACACGCTCACGGGTTCTTGGAATTCCTGTGCCAAGGAGAGCATATCCACACACGGTGTTCGATCTACAGAATGGTCATTTCTTTACAAGGAAACGGGAGTTCACGAAAACGTTGATTCGGAAGCGGTACGACGGTCTGATTTGTGAGTCATAGTGGAGCTTAGAGAAAGCCCATGTCAGTCTTCGACACATCGATACTTTTTTGCAAAGTAACTTGAAAAACTTAAGTagaacttttttttgtgtctagTTACAAATTAACGTGAAAAACAGCAGTACGTTTTAACGGTCTTAAATTCACTTTGTATTGGTAAAAGTGTCTAAGTGTTCTAATTCAGCTTGTAATCTGTCTAAAAGTAATGGAAGTCCTTATTTGTGTGCTAACAGAATGTGTTTCATGGTCGATTTCATCTTACCCAATATTATCCTGGTAATACTCTGTTATTCTTATCAGTTCAACCTTGTTTGATGATATTTTGACCTTGAATTTAGTAAAAGTAAGTCAAtttgtttgattttgtttttatatctCTTTTCTCCCTGCAGGAGAGAAATCATCTTTTCCTCCCTGTGCTGTAAAATGAGCTGAATTGGTGCCTCAATTGGATTACCCTTTTGGAAGCTTGTTTGGATCTCCTGACCAGTACctccgagtgtgtgtgcctgccaatGTCCTTAATGTGTGATGAGCACCATCTGGGGAGGTCTTTGTGTTCCTTAGACCCAGCCATTCAAAACTGTGTGTACCTCCACCCCTGTTGCTCCACAGCTTGTTGAGGTTGAGGGGTCCAACATGAAGAAAGTGGCCCAGTGGTCAGTGGAGGAGGTCTCCCGTTGGCTAACGAAAGAGGGCATGCAGGAGTATTCTGAGCCCTTCCAGAACATTGACGGCCATGCCCTGCTGCAGCTCTCCCAGACAGACTTCCAGAGGCCGCCGCTGTCGCTGGTGAGCTCGGACGGCGGGCAGCAGCTTCTGGAGCGTGTGGAGACGCTCCGGATCGAGCACCACATCGAGGCGCACAAGAATGGCCATGCCAACGGGCACGCCATCCGGGTCACGGACGAGCTTACCCTGGCTGCGGGGGACGGGAACACTCCCGGAAGCATGCCTGGGAAACGCAACGGGATGGTCAACGGCTTCCACAAGGACCTTGTCCAGATTCCCATGCCGGAGCCCGTGCGCTCGCAGTTCCCGACCGAGTGGGGCAAGACGGCGGTGGCCGCCTTCTACGCCATCTGCTGCTTCGTGTCCACCACTATCATGATCTCTGTTGTCCACGAGCGCGTTCCGCCCAAGGAGGTGTCCCCGCCGTTGCCCGACAAGTTCTTTGACTTTTTCGACCGCGTGGAGTGGGCCTTCTCCATCTGCGAGATCAACGGTATCATACTGGTGTGCCTGTGGCTTCTGCAGTGGACCCTGTTGAAATACAAGTGGGTCAtatatcatctctctctctctctatctctgtttcaaATTGCTGTTGCCATTGCTTTGAAATACTCTTGATGTATTCACATTCTGATAGCCATCTCAAAAATGGTGGCTGTGTATATGGCCTGTCTTGGGGACTGTCTTTGGCTCCAGTCATCATCTAAACTTTCATCTTGGCACAGCTGGATAAACCAATCTGGAAGCTCCCACAGAGACTGGAATCCTTGACTTGCCAATTATGTTACTGCCCCCAACAGTCTAGCACCTCTAACAGCCGCTTTAAAAAGCACAAAGAGATAAAGTCAAATGATATGTTTGGATTACAAAGTGGGAAAACACACCTTTGTgttctctagtgtgtgtgtttgttttgcatttgcCCCTTATGGCTCTGTTGGCTTTGTGTAGTGTGTCAACACCACCATGCtgctgttgccccccccccccctgtggtTTTCAGTGCTGAGGGGTATCCCTATAACTCTGTTGTGCTCTGTAGGTCCATCGTGGGTCGGAGATACTTCTTCATTGTGGGCACGCTCTACTTGTATAGGTGCGTCACCATGTACGTCACCACCCTCCCTGTGCCAGGGATGCACTTCAAGTGTTCCCCGAAGGTAAGACACACATTCTGGAGTTACAGACCACAGGGTTCGTTGGGTCAGTGTGAAAACAGAATATAGTGTGAACTGTGAAAGCGAAATTGGCAGAGCAGGTTtttgttgagtgtgtatgtatctgtgggCCATTTTGGGGTTTGATGTTTTAGTTGTCTCCAAGGTTCTCCTGTGTTAGTCCAGGGCTCTGGGGTCATACAAGTAATGACTGCGGTCACATGCAGTGGGGTCTGGGAGGAGcatattctgtgtgttttgtggaacCGGGTGGGCAGTGACTGTAAGGTAGACGATGTGAATTGAGATGAATTCCACATAGATTTGTTGACTGCGGTGCTATTTGAAGTCTCTGGGATCATAATTTGCACAAATAGCTTCGCCTGAAATCCATGGGAGTTCTTCCTAtcggaaaaaaaaaggaggtgCCCCGTCGCACGGAAAAAATTTGGTAAAGCTCTATTTTTGGCAAACTAACCTCCCCTGATCGTTATTTTCCATCCCTGTGCTGATGTAAGAGTCGTGGAGCAGGGTCTCATTGTAGGGAGTTGCAGAGTTGtcgagggggttgggggttgggtaGGTGGAGACTCTGTCAGGGACACATGCTCAACAGATGTTCCTGAAAGATCCTCTTCCCTGGCTATTTTGAGACTGGTCAAACATGGTatggggtattttttttttcctcaggaaAACTGTTTCAAAATCATGCGGCGAAAGACCTGTTACCCAATCCTCTGAGCAATCGAACAGacgtttatgtgtttatgttttatttgtatCGTGGGCACATCGCCGTTGCTAAGTAGCGGCTGAGCGGAGGTGAAATACCGCTGTTCATCATCCGCTGAGCGAAAGTGACTcactggagggagggagtgaggacagggagtggaggggaggggcggggggctCTATGCAAAGTCGAGGCCCGGAAATCTTCCCAGCAGGAACTGTGGGAAGTCGTTCATTTCGTGGGCTTGACAGGCCACTGGGCAGCCCCCTTCTCCTTCACACCCTTGTTACTGTCTGTTTatttccctcccctcttccgAATGACACGTACTGCTCAGCGGGATGTGTTTCCGCAGGCTGCCACTCCACACCCAATCCCAGAATACATCAGGGATTGTTCTAGAAGCGGCCTTGACGTTAATTGGGGCATAATATCATTTTGAGTCGAGGAGAAAGCAGACAGGAAAAACAAGGCAGAAATTAATGTCTTGGCTGGACACAAACAAAGCATGTCCATAGCCAAAGTAGATTAATAATGACAAGCTGTTGGATTGTTTTGTTGGTggtaaaatgtttgtttttgttgtccatGACCTTGTTATAATTTGTAGATGAGACAACTGTGAGCTTTCTGAATAACAATGCTGTTGGTTGAATCTtgttatgtgtttgttgtgagaGTGTTAAGTGTAAAATGttaaagagtttttttttttaatggttatCAGTCGTTGCTCAACAAACCCCGAAGTGTGTTGGTTCATGTGTAAGCCCTCGCTGTGTTCTGAAGGCAATGTTCTAATTTCGCTCTCAGTGGTAAGCCATTTGTTTTCTCAAGTAGTGGGTGTTGCTCATCTTTCTGTGTGGTTGACTGATTTATGATCTTGTTGATGTAGCTGCAAATTATGTATGCActcttgacccctgacctcagtgtgtgtgtgtcttgcggtgtgtgtgtgtgtgtgtgtgtgtgtgtgtgtgtgtgtgtgtgtgtgtgtgtgtgtgtgtgtgtgtgtgtgtgtgtgtgtgcgtacgtgtgtctgttttgCAGCTGTTTGGGGACTGGGAGGCACAGATGAGGAGGGTGGTGAAGTTGATAGCAGGGGGCGGCCTCACCATCACAGGCTCCCACTCCATGTGCGGAGACTATCTGTACAGCGGCCACACGGtcatgctcacactcacctaTCTCTTCATcaaagagtgtaagtgtgtgtgtgtgtgtgtgtgtgtgggtgtgtatataaAGCATCAGGTCTATGTCATCATACGTCAGCTTCAATTCCCTCTTTTCATGGTACTAGTGATTTAGACACAACAGTGACACCTGCTGATGTCATTTGGTGACACCTTAAATACATATACGGTGAAACATGACTGATTTTAGCTATCACCCAGGGCAACGTTTGAGAGTAAACAACTTTATACTTTTCAGAGGGATCATATGATCCAGCTGTTAAAGAGGGAGAACTGCACACCTGATTAGAGAGGAcatatttgaatgtattttgtTATATATAATGTTAATTGTTATGTATAATGTTAATTTGTATACCTACTGAGTTGTAAGGTCCAAGTTTTAAGACATTCAGGCTGAGTTATTCTAATTTTGGGTGAACAATACAACATCACAAGTACGAGTAATGAATGCTATCGCATACAGGGAGGTCCAGGAGGAACATACATAATCTGTGTTATTGTGGAGAAGGTGTTTaattagattattttcattGAGatgaattcattttcatttctccTATTCCACAGACTCTCCAAAGAGGTTCTGGTGGTACCACTGGGCCTGTTGGCTGCTGTGTGCGGTGGGGATCTTCTGCATCCTCCTGGCCCATGACCACTACACCATAGACGTAGTTGTGGCCTATTTCATCACAACACGACTCTTCTGGTGGTACCACACCATGGCCAACCAGCAGGTCGGTCAACCCCACATAAACCGCGTTCAGCTTGAGTATTTTGTGTCATGAATGCCTGGTTTGTGTTTTACAGTCTCACTTTAAACCCGGAATGTTCCTTGTTGTGTCTCAGGTGCTAAAGGAGCCGTCACCGAGCAACTTCGTCTCGCGAGCATGGTGGTATCGGTTCTTCTACTACCTGGAGGAGAACATTCAAGGCATAGTCCCGCGGAACTACCAGGTGCCTTACCTGTGGCGACCGTGGCAGTGGGGCCACGTCAAGTACACGAGAATAGATTCCGAATGAGTGACTTGAGTGACTGACACTTAACTGACCGACCTTCCgggtgacctttcacctctcaAACTGCCACTGCATTTTTGGACCCAAGAGAAAGGGGTCAACAAGGGAGTGGAGACTCCAGGGAGACTTCAAGTGCCCTCAAGTGCCAGATTCCAGTCACAAGAAGGTGCCCACGTGGAGGAGTACCACTACAATCTCTTCCTCACACCCAAGCTCCTCCAActgcccccaccaccccccccaaaaatcAGACTGGTCAACACTGTGACGTATCATTACAAGCTAATCATTCTCGATTGAAACGCTAAGTGTGTTTCTGACAGATTTGATGCCTACCTTCTTCTAGCTGAGCAGGTTTTttccttctgtttgtttttgggtgtgtgttaacGGCTGCCCAGGCAACCGGTTAAATTGTCCATGCATGATTCAAGTCACTGACCCACACCACCTCATGTGGGCCAGGACTTGGAATGACTGTGTGGATGGGCCAGGAAAATGTGTCACAAGGTCGTTACACCACCCTCTCTGAATGCCGGGGTGAAttatgaatgaacaaatgatgTGTGTTACTGTTGAAAAGAAGGAAAACTGCAGTGCTACTATGTTGTGAATCCACCAAATTACAATAGGGGTAAATCtggtgtatttttgtttgtttgtagcgacatgcttttctttcttttcatttttttttatagtggCTCTCCCTGAAAATATTGCCAAGGTGCaaaaaaagagatttttttctaagaaatataaaactacatttatTTTTCCAACTAACGCTTTgtatgtagagagagaaaggaaatatCAAGTGGTATGTAAACATTCCTCAGTGCCTTTTTAGATGTGATTGTACTACCTGCTTATAAGTCCGTGTTTTTCATATTTCCTTGTAACGTGTAACAGCAATGTAATGTGATGAGGCATtagtgacattttttttttttctttcttattttttttttttttacttgaaccTTTAAGGTATAGCAGGTTGCCTGTGTTGCCAAGCTCGTCACCCtcagcctccccctcccctttaaGAATGGTGAGCGCTGGTAACGCAaacttctctcgttctctgaaTGTGGCGCTCCTCTCAGCTTTGGAGACGTCTAGCCAAGATGACTGCGTCAAAACAGACACAGTCAGTTGTGGTGAACCATTTCATTCATGTtggactgtttttatttattttcctgtgcgtgtttgtttatctgtttgtatgtttgtttgtttgtttgtaggtatgtatgtttttgtggaCCCTAAAAATTGGGCTACAAGTTGTTCAGAGTCATTTTACCTTGTTCTTATCCAAGCCAAATAAGCTGTGTTGCCTGGGCCCTAAATGAAAAGGTCATTGAGTTTGAGGTGGCTTGGGTGCAGAGCCACTGTGCTCAAAGCTGCTGAGACTGTCCCAGGCTTGTGTCAGCAGTTCCAAGCGACAACCTCCCCACCccatctcttccctctcctctggtcCTCAAAAGCACAGTGAGTGTGCAAAAGCACCCAGTTGAGACTTCCAGAGAGATTCTGGGTAGTGAAGATCTCCTCAAATACCCCATCTTCTTCTAtgccacacacagccagctgTTATCAGCTGATGTAGCCTAAATGCTAGCACGCCGATTCTTGACCTCAGAAAAGGTACTTGTGTTTAGGGGAGTTACTGTTCACGTTATCGTCGTTTTGTTTAATACGTGCTCTGAAGAATGTTTGTCGAACATAACACATGCAGCTGTAAGGAAGATGGTGGTATTGGTCCTCActgctcacactctctctttgagGTTTCGCTTAACGTGAAGCTGCTAGCCATGATGGAACAGTAGACGATCTGCATCCAGCAGCAAATAAAAGAGCTGTCAGCATGCATGTggtttgatgtgtttttttttactagagTGTATCATGAGTCAATACTGAGAACCCTATCGGTACTCACTATGATAATGCTAATATGATGCATACTGTCCATGCTTCATTTTATTGCATATTACACAATACAGTTCTGGCAAGGTGAAGAGTCGATGTGTTATTACGCAGTTTGAGAAAATATGGGAATACTCACTGCAGAATAACTTGAATGCAGAATTGACTTTGACAATTGACAAATTACAAAGTTTGCTCACTGAAAACGTTTTGAAAACTACTAACTTTTGGAAGTTGTCCTTAATAGTTACGCAACGAAGTATGACAAGGCAGAAACATCAATTATGCTTCAGAGCGTTTTCGATAGTGGTCGTAAAACTGTCCGTCCTTACCACCTTTGTCCAGTGCTGTGCAGTATTATCTTTACTCTCATGGGAGTCAATAACAGTCCGACCAAGAGCTAGGACAGGAAATATAACTGCGGTGGATTTTCAAAATATTCTTGGGAAGGTCTGTGaatttacttttactttcaattaCCATGGTCTGACTACTGAAAACGTATTTTCTTGCAAATATACACATTAAGCTCTGTATAAGTACCAGCAGCAGTAAAAGCGTGTTGTTAAACCAGTTTTGATGAAGACCGGCCTAACCGTTGCAGTACCCTAGTCTGAGCGTTGCTGTTGACAGTTTATCCCCGGTCATATCAGTTCAGATGGCACGGAAGGAAGTATGCTGCGGCCTGAGCGCTCTGGAGGTTGTGCTCATCGTGTTGTTCGTGGGTATGACCGGAGTGTCCGTTGGTCTGATTTCAGTCATGGCCACCGTGTGGATTTCTGAGACAAGTAATGCTTGGTTCCTTTATACTCATGTTTACACTGTTGACCAATTGCCCGTATTTGAGCTCATAAGAATGTTTCAGCAATTACCCAATGTTATACAATATATAGGAAAACTGAATGCATTTGTTCATAACTATAACCTATATGTCAACTACTTAATGCCAAGGGAGACAAagttctgtatgtatgtgatgaTCTACCTAGCGCAACCAGAACCTACCTTTGGGCCCACACAAGCTCCCCCAGAGAACCACTTCCTTGTAGGGGTGGGTAGAGCAGACTGCACAGGACCTGTTGGGGATGTACCCCTGGTGAGTTGTGCAGTAGTGAATGTGTATACCACTTATAAATCTTTCAATGGCTATGAATTACAAATTGTGCGGCTGGACTTACAGTCTAATAACCACtgtgagagaaaaaagcaaacaaacatttaaaacattaagCACCATAAGCAGCTACAAATGTAACCTGGTCCATTTGCATTAATCATTCCTGCTTGTCAGTAATCTTATGCATGGATTTGTATGTCTGACAGCATGTTCAGCAAGTATGGACCTCTTATGAAAATTAAGGGGAACTTTTAGTACTGTAACATTGAACGTTCCCCTCAATTTTAAAAGGAGTGTGCACGAAAATAGACAGAGAGCCTCACTTATAACTCTAGTATGGAGTCATTTGCAATGGCTCAgtgactgacaaacacacacccgcacacacccacacatgtacgcacacacagagacacacgtacgcacacacagagacacacacgcacatgcactgTGTTTTGCCTGCAAACTTAGGGTTCATTTATCTGATAGCAAGGTTATGAAGAGTCAAATCACATTGAACATCTTTGATATGATCTAATGATAATTCTTATCACTGATGTCTTCAGATACAGACAGGAAAACCTTGACAAGAGACCATGTGAGTGACGCAACAGTCCATCATTCTTTTATCATGTTTCTGCTCAGATGGGGTATGCCACTCCAGACCAGACGGCGGGGGGGCTCCACTTCC encodes:
- the sgms1b gene encoding phosphatidylcholine:ceramide cholinephosphotransferase 1, with the translated sequence MKKVAQWSVEEVSRWLTKEGMQEYSEPFQNIDGHALLQLSQTDFQRPPLSLVSSDGGQQLLERVETLRIEHHIEAHKNGHANGHAIRVTDELTLAAGDGNTPGSMPGKRNGMVNGFHKDLVQIPMPEPVRSQFPTEWGKTAVAAFYAICCFVSTTIMISVVHERVPPKEVSPPLPDKFFDFFDRVEWAFSICEINGIILVCLWLLQWTLLKYKSIVGRRYFFIVGTLYLYRCVTMYVTTLPVPGMHFKCSPKLFGDWEAQMRRVVKLIAGGGLTITGSHSMCGDYLYSGHTVMLTLTYLFIKEYSPKRFWWYHWACWLLCAVGIFCILLAHDHYTIDVVVAYFITTRLFWWYHTMANQQVLKEPSPSNFVSRAWWYRFFYYLEENIQGIVPRNYQVPYLWRPWQWGHVKYTRIDSE